In a genomic window of Capsicum annuum cultivar UCD-10X-F1 unplaced genomic scaffold, UCD10Xv1.1 ctg1489, whole genome shotgun sequence:
- the LOC124890245 gene encoding protein argonaute 4-like, with product MAEDDTNGNGAAEGLPPPPPVPPDYTPAKTEIEPLKKKSLRVPMARRGTGNKGQKIQILTNHFKVNVTNVDGHFFHYSVALFYEDGRPVDAKGIGRKVLDRVHDTYDTELAGKDFAYDGEKSLFTIGALPRNKMEFTVVLEDMTSSRNNGNSSPGGHGSPNETDRKRLRRPYQSKTFKVEISFAAKIPMQAIANALRGQESENSQEALRVLDIILRQHAAKQGCLLVRQSFFHNDPKNFVDVGGGVLGCRGFHSSFRTTQSGLSLNIDVSTTMIIQPGPVVDFLISNQNAKDPFSLDWAKAKRMLKNLRVKTSPTNQEYKITGLSEKPCREQLFTLKQKGKDADGEVQTMEVTVYDYFVNQRNIELRYSADLPCINVGKPKRPTYFPIELCSLVSLQRYTKSLSTFQRSSLVEKSRQKPQERMQVLSNALKINKYDAEPLLRACGISISSQFTQIEGRVLPPPKLKTGNDDFVPRNGRWNFNNKRLVDPQKIERWAVVNFSARCNVQGLVGDLIKCGKMKGIMVEDPFDVFEESPQVRRAPPLVRVEKMFEQVQSKLPGAPKFLLCLLPERKNCDVYGPWKRKNLAEYGIVTQCIAPTRVNDQYITNVLLKINAKLGGLNSMLTVEHSPSIPMVSKVPTIIIGMDVSHGSPGQSDVPSIAAVVSSRQWPSISRYRASVRTQSPKVEMIDNLFKRVSDTEDEGIMREALLDFYVSSGKRKPEHIIIFRDGVSESQFNQVLNVELDQIIEACKFLDEKWNPKFVVIVAQKNHHTKFFQPNDPNNVPPGTIIDNKVCHPRNYDFYLCAHAGMIGTTRPTHYHVLYDELGFSADDLQELVHNLSYVYQRSTTAISVVAPICYAHLAATQMGQWMKFEDASETSSSHGGVSNAGPVSVPQLPKLEEKVSSSMFFC from the exons ATGGCTGAAGACGACACGAATGGAAATGGAGCAGCAGAGGGTCTGCCACCACCTCCCCCTGTTCCACCAGATTATACCCCTGCAAAAACTGAAATAGAGCCTCTGAAGAAAAAGTCTTTGCGCGTTCCCATGGCCAGACGTGGCACTGGAAACAAGGGACAAAAGATTCAGATCCTTACTAATCACTTTAAAGTGAATGTGACGAATGTGGATGGACACTTCTTTCACTACAGT GTTGCCCTGTTCTATGAAGATGGTCGGCCAGTTGATGCAAAGGGCATAGGCAGGAAGGTCTTGGATAGAGTACATGACACTTATGATACTGAATTAGCTGGAAAGGATTTTGCATACGACGGTGAGAAGAGTTTGTTTACCATTGGAGCACTCCCTCGGAATAAGATGGAGTTTACTGTTGTCCTTGAGGACATGACATCAAGcag AAACAATGGCAATAGCAGCCCCGGTGGACATGGAAGCCCCAATGAAACTGACAGGAAGAGGCTACGCCGTCCTTACCAGTCAAAGACATTCAAGGTGGAGATCAGTTTTGCTGCCAAAATCCCGATGCAGGCGATTGCAAATGCTCTGCGTGGTCAGGAGTCGGAGAACTCTCAAGAAGCATTGAGAGTCTTGGATATTATTCTAAGGCAGCATGCTGCAAAGCA GGGGTGCCTGCTTGTTAGACAATCCTTTTTCCACAACGATCCGAAGAActttgttgatgttggtggcggTGTTCTTGGATGTCGAGGATTCCATTCCAGTTTCCGGACCACTCAGAGTGGCTTGTCTTTGAACATTG ATGTGTCTACAACAATGATTATCCAACCTGGTCCTGTAGTGGACTTCTTGATTTCAAATCAAAATGCAAAAGATCCCTTTTCTCTGGATTGGGCAAAA GCAAAACGTATGCTCAAGAATCTGAGGGTGAAGACAAGTCCCACTAATCAGGAGTACAAGATTACTGGATTGAGTGAGAAACCTTGTCGTGAGCAATT GTTTACTCTGAAACAAAAAGGGAAAGATGCGGATGGAGAAGTCCAAACGATGGAAGTTACTGTGTATGATTACTTTGTCAACCAGCGCAACATAGAGTTGCGTTATTCTGCTGATTTACCCTGCATCAATGTTGGGAAACCTAAGCGTCCCACCTATTTTCCAATTGAG CTCTGCTCCCTGGTGTCTTTGCAAAGGTACACAAAATCTTTGTCCACGTTCCAGAGGTCTTCTTTAGTGGAGAAATCAAGGCAAAAGCCTCAGGAGAGGATGCAAGTCTTAAGCAAT GctctcaaaatcaacaaatatgatGCCGAGCCTCTGCTTCGTGCCTGTGGAATATCGATTAGCAGCCAGTTCACTCAGATTGAAGGACGTGTTCTGCCTCCTCCTAAG TTGAAGACAGGCAATGATGACTTTGTCCCTCGTAATGGCAGATGGAATTTCAATAATAAG AGActagttgatccccaaaagatagaacgCTGGGCTGTTGTCAATTTTTCTGCACGCTGTAACGTTCAGGGGCTCGTTGGTGATCTGATCAAATGTGGAAAAATGAAAGGAATT ATGGTGGAAGATCCATTTGATGTTTTTGAGGAGTCTCCACAAGTCAGAAGAGCTCCACCGCTTGTTAGAGTTGAGAAAATGTTTGAGCAGGTCCAATCTAAGCTTCCTGGGGCACCGAAATTTCTGCTTTGTCTGCTTCCTGAGAGGAAAAACTGTGACGTTTACG GGCCATGGAAGCGAAAGAATCTTGCTGAGTATGGAATTGTTACCCAGTGTATAGCTCCAACAAGAGTCAATGATCAGTACATCACGAATGTGCTCCTGAAGATTAATGCAAAG CTTGGAGGTTTAAATTCTATGCTTACTGTTGAACATTCTCCTTCCATCCCTATGGTATCTAAGGTTCCTACCATTATTATTGGAATGGATGTATCCCATGGATCACCTGGCCAATCTGATGTCCCGTCCATTGCAGCG GTTGTTAGCTCAAGGCAGTGGCCTTCGATATCTCGTTATAGAGCTTCTGTTCGCACCCAGTCTCCTAAGGTGGAGATGATAGACAACTTGTTTAAACGTGTTTCTGACACTGAAGATGAGGGAATAATGAG GGAGGCTTTGCTTGATTTTTATGTGAGTTCTGGAAAAAGGAAGCCCGAGCATATAATAATATTCAG GGATGGTGTCAGTGAATCCCAGTTTAATCAAGTTCTCAATGTGGAGCTCGACCAGATCATTGAG GCTTGTAAATTTCTCGATGAGAAGTGGAATCCCAAGTTTGTGGTGATTGTTGCCCAGAAGAATCATCATACCAAGTTTTTCCAGCCTAATGATCCCAACAATGTTCCTCCAG GCACAATCATAGACAACAAAGTCTGTCATCCAAGGAATTACGATTTTTACTTGTGTGCCCATGCTGGGATGATT GGTACGACTCGTCCTACTCACTATCATGTCTTATATGATGAACTGGGCTTCTCTGCTGATGATCTTCAAGAGCTGGTTCATAATCTTTCCTATGT TTACCAGAGAAGCACCACTGCCATATCTGTTG TTGCTCCTATCTGTTACGCCCATCTTGCCGCAACTCAGATGGGGCAGTGGATGAAGTTTGAAGATGCATCGGAAACTTCTTCCAGCCATGGTGGTGTTTCTAATGCAGGACCAGTATCCGTTCCTCAGCTTCCAAAGCTTGAGGAGAAAGTGTCAAGCTCCATGTTCTTCTGCTGA